The Engystomops pustulosus chromosome 3, aEngPut4.maternal, whole genome shotgun sequence region TGATGATAATATATTAATATTCATTACTTTACAGGGGTTGTTACCCCCTGTGTACCAGCATAGGGGGTAACAATCTGATCAATGAGGCTCCTATTCCTGGGATCATCAAAGCAATCCATTCTTACTAATGTGTGGAGCGGCTTTGTCTTGCTTCTCCATTTAATAGTATGGGAGCGTCGCCCAGTGCTCTGCTATCTTTGGCATTCCTATTCACTGTCTAAGTACGTGCCAAAGATGCCCAATCAGTGTGCTCTTCAATTAGTCACACCACTAACTGCACGAAACTTCAACTTTCGTTGCTAACCCATTCTGTGTCCTCCATTCCTGTCCTCCTCAAGCAAACggcagataccaagctccagtctTCTCTGCTTTCCTATTAAACTTGGACTttgtaaataagatggtggctgatggctggttcaagaagCAGTATCTTtacttattatattattttattttgttctattccctaaagAATTGCTGGACCATTATCcaagctttttacctcttgtgtcacccccacatcctcatagattgttagctcttgtgagcaggaccctcactcctattgtttcatatgaacgttcatttgtatatgtcccctgtgaTATGTAAAGTGTTATGGAATATGATagtgctatattaataaagattattattattatttctgacATTCTATTGATTGGAGTGGCAGGACGCATGCTCTACTTGACCCGTTACCCATTAGTAAGAGGGAgggctcttacttcctgaccttaGCTGTGCTCCATGAGGACAACTGAGCAGAGCTAATAATAAACAGGGGGGTAAAAAGGTTGCAAATATatgcaaaaaatatatagatatatgcatAAACCGTATTTCCTATTTTATTCTAGTTCAGTAGTCATAAAGCACGGGAGTACATGAGCTAAGCTTCCTATATACATTTTAATACAATGATTTGTTTCTAGTGAAAGGACTCATGTGCATGAATACATTCTTTGTGTACAGTTGTCGATCATCGGTAACTGTGCTTTTCTCTCCACACAGGCATCCGGTGTCCAAGTTGATAATTCAGTCACAGTGTTGTTCGAAGAAATGAGGCTCAAGAAGTCTGGGAAGAAGGCAGCTTTCTTTGGCTTCAGTCCTGATGAGAAATTCATCGTGGTGCAAGAGGGGAAAGAGATTTTGTCATGTGAACGTTCAAATTTTTTTCAACGTCTAAAAGCGTTATTACCTGAAAACAACTGTTGTTATATCCTGATGGATTTAGAGTACGTGACTGGAGAATCAAAAAAACAAGACTTGGTTTTTGTTATGTGGTAAGTTGAAGTTTTGAAGGTTGGGGGGAAAAAATAGCTTTCTATTTAACCATCCGAAATTAAAAGtgagggctggggggggggggcgggggggagggGTTACGAAGTACATTCCAACTCCAACTCTGGTACATCTGagtagatcaaatcaaaagacgagggggcactgtctgcgtctggagaaaacaaggtttaatcaccagaggcgacaggg contains the following coding sequences:
- the DSTN gene encoding destrin, which produces MASGVQVDNSVTVLFEEMRLKKSGKKAAFFGFSPDEKFIVVQEGKEILSCERSNFFQRLKALLPENNCCYILMDLEYVTGESKKQDLVFVMWCPEEAPIKKKLLYASSKSYMKQALPGVTKHWEMHNKEDFIVEQIAKKLSSGKVKSLEGCNV